Below is a window of Aminivibrio sp. DNA.
GAACCGGCCCGTCCCTTTCGGGAACGTGCCGCCTTCGACCAGGAAAAACTGGAGCGGGTCGCCGGTTCCATCTTCATTGCCCACGGAACGGAGGACTACGCAGTGGATCTTCTCCACAATGCCTGTACCTGCCCCGCCTTCCAGAGGTCGAGACAGTGCAAGCACCTGGACGCGGCGCGGCTGAGGTTCGGAAAATAAGCCCTTTTACGCATCAGCCGCTCCTTTCTTTCTGCTATGCTGTGCGAACAGAAAGCGCCAAAGAAATGGAGGGATGATCCTGTGAAAAATGTAGCGGCTCTGGTCCTTTTCCTTTTTACGGCCCTGATGTCCCCCGTAAATGTTGGGATGGTCGAGGCATTCGCCGCCTGTGGCGATGACGACGGTGAGGTAGTTGCTTTTGTTCCGGTGGGAAAGGGCAGCTATGGAGGGGTCAATGACAGGCGCTTCATGGTGGTGAAGTCCCCGGATGAGTGGAAGGAGCTGTGGGGCGAGATCAACGGCAACGTGCTTCCCCTTCCTCCCCTGCCGGAGATCGATTTTTCCCGCCAGGCTCTTGCCGCCGTGTTCCAGGGGCTCAAGCGGACCGGCGGCTATTCCATATCGGTGGAGGCCATCATCGAGACCGGCGACAGGGTGACGGTTTTTGTCCGCGAGCAGGAACCGGGGCCCCAGAACCTGGTCACCATGGCCCTTTCCAGTCCCTGGGAGGTCGTG
It encodes the following:
- a CDS encoding protease complex subunit PrcB family protein, with product MKNVAALVLFLFTALMSPVNVGMVEAFAACGDDDGEVVAFVPVGKGSYGGVNDRRFMVVKSPDEWKELWGEINGNVLPLPPLPEIDFSRQALAAVFQGLKRTGGYSISVEAIIETGDRVTVFVREQEPGPQNLVTMALSSPWEVVVFPLPQKPVLFTSIQ